CGACCGCGACGCGCTGTGCTACGACCAGCGAGGCCAGCGGATCGAGCGGCAGGTCGACCACCGTCGCACCGACCGCGTGCACCTCGCGTGCCAGGGCGGCGTCGAGTGGACCGAACGACCACACGACGCTACCGGGGCCCGACACGCTGATGGGTCCGTGCCGGTATTCGAGGGCGGGGTAGGCCTCCGTCCAGGCCTGTGCGGCCTCCCTCAGCTTCAGCCCAGCCTCCTGGGCGAGGCCGACCGTCCAGCCGCGGCCGAGGAACGTCCACTGTGAAACGGCGCTGGGGTCGACCGGCAGTCGCGTGTTGAGCGCCTGCTCGGCATCGGTCGCGGCACGCTCGTCGCCGTCGCCGGCATGGGCCCGGAGCAGGGTGAGGGCAGTGGTGGCGAAGCGTGTCTGGACCACCGAACGCTCATCGGCGAAAGGCAGCGCGATCACGCCGTCCGCGACCGCCGCTACCGGACCGTCCGGGACCGCTGTGATGAGGACAGAGCGCGCGCCGTGGCCGCGGCTCAAGACGTTCGTGACCTCTGATGTCGTGCCGGAGCGGGAGATCGCCACGATGACGTCGTAACGGCGTCCGTGCGGCATCTCGGACGCCGCGAACGCGTCGGTCCGGCCGTGGCCGGCACTCTCCCGCAGACTCGCCGCCGCTTGGGCCATGTACAGCGACGTGCCGCAGCCGACGATGCACACGTCCTGGCCAGGTGCTGGCAGTAGGTCGGCGACCTCGTGCAAGACCCGCTGGGCGCGGCGCCAGAGTTCGGGCTGGGTTGCGATCTCATCTGCCGTGGTGCTCATCGCAAGATACTCGGACGGCGCTTCGTGCGCTGTCAAGCATTTCTTCTAGGCATTCACGCAGATCCGAGCAAACTCGCGCAGAACTTGTGCAAACATGAGCGTGTTGCGATGCTCATGCGGGTGGCCGAGTTCGCCAGCCGGTGCCCACGACACCGGACCCGAGACAGTGGACACGTCGCGAACCGGCCAGCGGGTCGATGCGCGTTTGGACACCCGGGCGGCGCGTTGATCAGGAGTTCATGATCAACGCGAATCGGGGGTGCCAACCGTGACGGTGACTCCGGCAGCGGAGATGGCGGCCAGCGCGGCCGGGTCGGCGCTGGCGTCGGTGACGAACTCATCGATGTCTTGCAGCGCACAGATGCGGGCGAGGTGGACGCGGCCGACCTTGGAGCCGTCTGCGACGACGATGACGCGCTGCGCCTGGCGGATCATCGTGGCGTTCGTGTTCGCCTCGATGTCGTCGTGCGTCGTCAGGCCGGCACGTGCGGAGATCCCGTCCACCCCCACGATCGCCACCTCGATGTTGAGCCCGCCGAGGGTGCGGTCGGCGATCGGACCGACCAGTTCGTAGGACTGCGTCCGTGAGACGCCACCGGTCATGACGAGCTTCAGCCGGGGACGTAGCGCCAGTTCGGCCGCGATGTTGAGCGCGTTGGTGACGACCGCCAGATCGAACCGGTCGGCGAGCAGGCGCGCCACCGCGTGAGTGGTGGTGCCGCCGGTCAGTCCCACCGTGAGCGGCCCGTGCGGCAGCCGGGAGACCGCCGTGCGCGCGATCGCCAGCTTCTCCTCCCGGTGCTGACCGACGCGGTAGCGGACCGGCAGCTCGTAGCTGACCTCGGCCGCGATGGCACCGCCGTGCGTACGGTTCAGCAGCTTCTGGTCCTCCAGCGTCTGGAGGTCACGGCGGATGGTCGCGACCGAAACGGCGAACTCCTTCGCCAGCGCCCGAGCATCGACCGAGCCGTCGCTCGAGATGCGGTCCAGGATCGTCGACACCCGGTCGGCGCGACGCAACGTGCTACGAGCCATGCGAGCTCCCTGCCAGTCATGAACACAAACGCGCAATCAAGCTAGTTCATTTACGCGCGTTTGAGCAAGAAAGGCTTGCCAGGCCGCTCGCGCAGGCAGAGGATCCGCAGATGGCTATATCACGTTCCTCGGCGCACCCGGCGCCCGCACTGACCCCGATAAGGCGGCGGCAGATCCTCGCGGCCGCATTGGCTACGCCGCTGTTGTTGACGACGACAGCGGCGCCCGCGTCGGCCGCGAAGCCGTGCGTGCAGGATCCGACGGTCGCCGCCCTGAAAGCGAAGATCAACGAGCTCTATGCGAGTGGATCCGGCTTGGTGGGCCGCACCCACAAGATGCAGGCGTTCATCATGGAGCTCGCACTCCACGCGAAGACGCGTAACCCCGACTTCAAGATCATTCCCCAGGATGCGGCCGCGCTGGCCTTCATCGACGGCGACGTGAGCAAGGGAGTGCTGCCGGATCTCGTCTCTCTCGTCGATGGCTGGGGTAAGGAGTCACTGCTCCTCGGCGGGGACGGAACGACTCCGACCTCGGAGCAGGCGGCCTACATCGCGCTGGTCAAGGAAGGCCTGATGGTCACCGAGACCTCGACCGTCAACTCGCCCGCGCAGCTTCAGGAGTACTACCGCCGAGCCCAGAACTGGGGCATCATCCCCTACCCGCGGATCGGCGGGACACTGGCTCAGCAGCTGTTCCCGGGCAAGCGCTGGGCGCAGAACGGTGACTACTTCTGGGTCGAGAACCCAGCGACGATCGGTCTCAGCGGCCGGATCGACGGCAAGAGGAATGTCCGCGACCTGACCGACGCCCGGAACTACCTCTACAACATCAACGGCCGGCCCTTCGACGCCTGGAGCACGTGGGACGACGAAGAGGCCGCCGCTCTCGCGGCGGGCGAGCCCGACCGGACGAGGATCACCGACTCCTACGGAAACGGTCTGCTGGTTCCGTCCCCAGGTGGTCGCTACCGGCCGGCGGGAGACGCCACTGTCGTGCAGAACGCGATAGCTCAGTACGGCGACCAGTGGGACTGGTGGTGGCGGGCTGCGGGTCTCAACGTGAACGACGGCCGGAAGACGTGGCTCAACGCGCTGCGAAACTCCGACTACGACGTCATCTACATCGACTCCTTCTACAACCACCGGGCGCTGCCCGGGGAACAGACGCCGCTGACGCGCGCCGAGATCGAAAGCCTCAAGCGCAAGCCGGGCGGCGGCAGGCGGCAGGTCATCGCCTACATCAGCGTCGGATCGGCGGAGCAGAACCGTTGGTACTGCCAGGACGACTGGGTCTGGATCGACCCCACCAACCCGAACACCGAACGGAGCATGAAGTCCGGCAAGATCGTCAACACCGTCTACTCGCCGCCCGAGAACGCCCCGGCGTGGCTGGCCCTGGGATACGGCGGCAACTACGCCGAAGAGGCCGTGGTGCAGTGGTGGAACCCCGAGTGGCGCGACATCATCGTCAACGGTGGCAGCCCGTACGCGAACATCGCCACTCATGACAACACGTCCTCCATCGACCGAATCATCAGCCAGGGATTCGACGGCGCGTACCTGGACAACGTCGGCGTCTACAGCCGGACGAGCGGCGGCGGCGGGTGGAACGCGTTCGAGGCCTACTGGCTTGCTAACGGCGGCATTCCTGGTGAGGATCGCCCGTACATTCCGGTGGGCACGGTCAAGCCCGGCAACCGGCAGGCCCACCTCGACTTCGCGATCGCGTCAGCGAACGGGAAGGGGTATTCGGTCTACCTCAAGGCGGCCGATGCGCAGGGGCCGTTCAAGCCTTACCGCGACGTCAACTACGACGCCAAGGGCGTGCACATCAAGGGCCTGACCAACGGCACGCAGTACCTCGCCTACGTGCAACGCGTCGCCGGCGGAGCGACCTCGAGAACCGAGACGGTGAGCTTTACGGTGGGTCACCGATGAAAATGAGGCGGGCGCTCTCTCTGCTGCTGGCTCCGGCGCTGCTGCTGACCATGAGCGCGTTTTCTCATGGCGGAGTCCAATGTGCGGGTTCCTCGGCGCCGCTGGTGCCGCAAGGCCTGAACTACACGGAGAACCCGGTCGACGTGCCGAACCCGGACAGAGGGTTCTACCGTGCCAACGACGGGATGGTGGTGCCGGTCACCGGCCAGGGCTCCGGAACCGTCAACGTCGGGAACAGCCCGGTGACCGTGGGTGGCGCGGTCGTCAATACCCGCATCAGCCACATCTACTTCGATCTGAGGAACTACTCGAGCAATACCTTCACGTCGCGGGGCACCAGATATACCGCGAGCTATCGGGCCCCCGCGGATGTGTCGATACAATCACGGCCCGGTGACAAGCCGCCGTACGCCTACGCGACTCATTTCGACTACTGGAAGGCAAACGTCCTGCCCACGTGGCCGCGCGGCACGTCCCAACCCTTGACAGCGGATGCCCTCGCCTACATCAGGGCCAAGCTTCAGGAGGTCAGGAACGGCAACGGGGTCACCATGGTCCGCTTCAACTACGACGGCCTGGGCTACAGCTGGGTCTCCGTCGAGCATCCGCAGGACGGCTACATGGACCGGTCCGTCGCGGACATCGAGCCGGACAAAGCGACCGTTCTCCAGCACATCGCGCAGCTGAAGCCCATCCTGCACGAGTTCGAAGACGTCATCATGGGGGTGGACGGAGGCTTCTTCGGTCCCTGGGGCGAAGAGCACTCGACGACCTTCGGCACGAGTCCGCAGGCGTACGCCTGGATGCTGAACGCGTTGCTGGACGCCGTCCCCGAGTCGCGCTCGATCACCGTCCAGGGTGGCGCGTTCGTGTCGTGGTACAACGCGAAATACCACACCCACTACACCTTCCAAAACATCGACAAGATGCCGCCACCGAAGGCGGGTACCCCAGAGGCGCGGTTCGGCTTCTTCAACGACAGCTATGCGTACGGCGAGGACGAAGGGGACAACTACCCCAACGACTGGGGTTCGCTGTCCGAAGGGGCCGGCTGGCCGGGTAACCCGCTGGGCGCCGCGGACACGTATGACCGCGGCCGGCTGATGACCTGGATCAGGAAGCAGAACAACCTCTATGGCGGCGAGGCGCAGGGCGACGCGACCCTTTGGAACACCTATCCGTTCGTCGGCTGGGAAGCCGCTTATGCACAGACCGTCTACCTGAACGCGGACTACGAGGACTCCGTCCACGACAGGTGGGGAGACTTCACGTACACGAAAGACAACGTCAAGCAGAAGATGACGAATGCGTACGAGGAGCCGTACCGGACGGAGTACGCGACCTTCGACCCCCTGTACGACGGCAGAACCGGAGCGGAGTACTTCCGCGACAGACTGGGCTATCGGTTGGTGCTGCGTGACGCGAACGCGAGCGGGTGGGTCAAGCAGAACGGCACCCTCGAGTTCGACGGAAGCATCCAGAACGTCGGCTTCGGGAACATCGTCAACAAGAAGAACGTGTCGGTCGTCCTGAAGTCCAAGGCGGATGGCAAGTCCTACACGGCGCTGACCAAGATCGACGCGAGGAACTGGCGGCCCGACCTGGACAGCAGGGCGAGCAACACCGCCGCCTACCGCGATCTGAGCTTCGCGATCGACATGCACAAGTTCGGCAACGTGCCCGTCGGCGACTACGACATCTACCTGAAGATCAACGATCCCAAAGAGACCACCCCCAACAAGCGCAGCATTCAGTTCGCGAACAATGGCGAGGGCATCTGGGACGCCGACCTCGGCGCGAACCTGCTCGGCTCGACAACGGTCAACGCCGCCAACGACATCCCCGTCACGCGCATCAAACCCGGTAACGGCCAGGTGGACCTGGACTTCGCGATCGGGTCGTCGAACGGGAAGGGGTATTCGGTCTACCTCAAGAAGGCGGATGCGCCAGGGCCGTTCACCCTCTACAGCAACGTCAACTACAACTCGAAGGGCGTGCACATCAAGGGCCTGACCAACGGCACGCAATACTTCGCCTATGTGCAACGCAACGCCGGCGGAAAGACCTCGAGAACCGAGACCGTGAGCTTCACGCCGGGTCACCGGTGACGTGAGCGCCACCCTGCGGTGGTCGGCTCGGCCGATGCCGCGGGGGAACGGCGTGGTAGTTGAGGTCGGCCGGTCGTTCCGGCCGGCCTCGGCCCTCCCGGTTGACCTCTCGGCCCGTCTCTGTGATCAACAGAGATAGGCCTATCCGCTCGTCTTCGCCACTCCGCCCGTGCCGCTGAATTAATACACTGG
This genomic interval from Asanoa ferruginea contains the following:
- a CDS encoding DUF4832 domain-containing protein, giving the protein MKMRRALSLLLAPALLLTMSAFSHGGVQCAGSSAPLVPQGLNYTENPVDVPNPDRGFYRANDGMVVPVTGQGSGTVNVGNSPVTVGGAVVNTRISHIYFDLRNYSSNTFTSRGTRYTASYRAPADVSIQSRPGDKPPYAYATHFDYWKANVLPTWPRGTSQPLTADALAYIRAKLQEVRNGNGVTMVRFNYDGLGYSWVSVEHPQDGYMDRSVADIEPDKATVLQHIAQLKPILHEFEDVIMGVDGGFFGPWGEEHSTTFGTSPQAYAWMLNALLDAVPESRSITVQGGAFVSWYNAKYHTHYTFQNIDKMPPPKAGTPEARFGFFNDSYAYGEDEGDNYPNDWGSLSEGAGWPGNPLGAADTYDRGRLMTWIRKQNNLYGGEAQGDATLWNTYPFVGWEAAYAQTVYLNADYEDSVHDRWGDFTYTKDNVKQKMTNAYEEPYRTEYATFDPLYDGRTGAEYFRDRLGYRLVLRDANASGWVKQNGTLEFDGSIQNVGFGNIVNKKNVSVVLKSKADGKSYTALTKIDARNWRPDLDSRASNTAAYRDLSFAIDMHKFGNVPVGDYDIYLKINDPKETTPNKRSIQFANNGEGIWDADLGANLLGSTTVNAANDIPVTRIKPGNGQVDLDFAIGSSNGKGYSVYLKKADAPGPFTLYSNVNYNSKGVHIKGLTNGTQYFAYVQRNAGGKTSRTETVSFTPGHR
- a CDS encoding SIS domain-containing protein gives rise to the protein MSTTADEIATQPELWRRAQRVLHEVADLLPAPGQDVCIVGCGTSLYMAQAAASLRESAGHGRTDAFAASEMPHGRRYDVIVAISRSGTTSEVTNVLSRGHGARSVLITAVPDGPVAAVADGVIALPFADERSVVQTRFATTALTLLRAHAGDGDERAATDAEQALNTRLPVDPSAVSQWTFLGRGWTVGLAQEAGLKLREAAQAWTEAYPALEYRHGPISVSGPGSVVWSFGPLDAALAREVHAVGATVVDLPLDPLASLVVAQRVAVELAEARGLNPDTPRNLTRSVVLSGDALTVL
- a CDS encoding DeoR/GlpR family DNA-binding transcription regulator gives rise to the protein MARSTLRRADRVSTILDRISSDGSVDARALAKEFAVSVATIRRDLQTLEDQKLLNRTHGGAIAAEVSYELPVRYRVGQHREEKLAIARTAVSRLPHGPLTVGLTGGTTTHAVARLLADRFDLAVVTNALNIAAELALRPRLKLVMTGGVSRTQSYELVGPIADRTLGGLNIEVAIVGVDGISARAGLTTHDDIEANTNATMIRQAQRVIVVADGSKVGRVHLARICALQDIDEFVTDASADPAALAAISAAGVTVTVGTPDSR